One segment of Variovorax sp. V93 DNA contains the following:
- a CDS encoding EthD domain-containing protein has product MIKMMATICRRPGMTHAEYVAYVQHVHGPIATETPVTLRRYVQNHVFDAAFGTAADRAHSMVVARDSVTELYWDTPQDMAANFAHEHVRTKVGPDGANFSDLSVALSLVAQESEQPVQRPGRGAGAKVMHFMRASEGLSLAEFFDRWARAHEQALAAAPAAAEAVRRCVHNRQLPQFNEMLAYFGGLEVFYEGVASLWFDDVASVGAFRAYERALLAINADPGSAFYQPSKSFFLHATEVPIYERSAH; this is encoded by the coding sequence ATGATCAAGATGATGGCCACGATCTGCCGCCGCCCCGGCATGACCCACGCCGAGTATGTGGCGTACGTGCAGCACGTGCATGGCCCGATCGCGACCGAGACACCGGTCACGTTGAGGCGCTACGTGCAGAACCATGTGTTCGATGCTGCCTTCGGCACTGCCGCGGATCGCGCGCATTCGATGGTGGTGGCGCGCGACTCGGTGACGGAGCTGTACTGGGATACCCCGCAGGACATGGCCGCCAACTTCGCGCACGAGCATGTGCGCACGAAGGTCGGCCCCGATGGCGCCAACTTCAGCGACCTGAGCGTGGCATTGAGCCTGGTTGCACAGGAGAGCGAGCAGCCGGTCCAGCGCCCGGGTCGTGGTGCGGGCGCCAAGGTCATGCACTTCATGCGGGCCTCCGAAGGCCTGAGCCTGGCGGAATTCTTCGATCGCTGGGCGCGCGCACACGAGCAGGCCCTCGCTGCGGCGCCGGCGGCCGCGGAGGCCGTGCGCCGCTGTGTGCACAACCGGCAACTGCCGCAGTTCAACGAGATGCTCGCGTACTTCGGTGGGCTGGAGGTCTTCTACGAAGGAGTGGCGAGCCTCTGGTTCGACGACGTGGCCAGTGTGGGTGCCTTCCGCGCGTACGAGCGCGCGCTGCTCGCCATCAATGCCGATCCCGGATCAGCTTTCTATCAGCCATCGAAATCGTTCTTCCTCCATGCAACGGAAGTGCCGATCTACGAGCGCAGCGCGCACTGA
- a CDS encoding VOC family protein, translating to MKIIGPDALVFGVDDVAACAQYLTDYGLLPSADGRFEALDGTAVVLRPKDDPGLPDPLATASMLRETVYGVADAQTLDEIENELRRDREVTRRDGVLRCVDDMGFALAFQVTVRRPLALPVEAVNAPGAPAQRGLNVPGVREDMAARPRTLSHVVYFVPDAAKAEAFYTRLGFVRTDLFTDCGPFLRPAGTQDHHTLFLIQTPESMKGVEHFTFHLGGPTELMLAGTRFVQKGYESFWGPGRHKFGSNWFWYFNSPLGCHVEYDADMDLHDEHWQARESPMGADNSQAFLFQYREKWAPGGPPPQGAQSR from the coding sequence ATGAAGATCATCGGACCCGACGCACTCGTGTTCGGCGTCGACGACGTCGCCGCCTGCGCCCAGTACCTCACCGACTATGGCCTCTTGCCGTCAGCAGACGGCCGCTTCGAGGCGCTGGACGGCACGGCGGTCGTGCTTCGACCGAAGGACGATCCGGGTCTGCCGGACCCGCTGGCGACCGCCAGCATGCTGCGTGAAACGGTCTACGGTGTCGCCGACGCGCAGACGCTGGACGAAATCGAGAACGAACTGCGCCGTGACCGCGAAGTGACGCGCAGGGACGGGGTCCTGCGCTGCGTCGACGACATGGGCTTCGCGCTCGCCTTTCAGGTGACCGTGCGAAGGCCGCTGGCGCTGCCCGTCGAAGCGGTGAATGCACCAGGCGCGCCAGCGCAGCGCGGACTGAACGTGCCGGGCGTGCGCGAGGACATGGCGGCACGCCCCCGCACCCTGTCGCATGTCGTGTACTTCGTGCCGGACGCGGCCAAGGCCGAGGCGTTCTACACCCGATTGGGTTTTGTGCGCACCGACCTGTTCACGGACTGCGGGCCTTTCCTGCGGCCGGCCGGCACGCAAGACCACCACACGCTGTTCCTGATCCAGACGCCCGAATCCATGAAGGGCGTGGAGCATTTCACTTTCCACCTGGGCGGACCCACGGAGCTGATGCTGGCCGGCACGCGCTTCGTGCAGAAGGGCTACGAGTCGTTCTGGGGGCCGGGGCGCCACAAGTTCGGCAGCAACTGGTTCTGGTACTTCAACAGCCCGCTCGGCTGCCATGTCGAGTACGACGCCGACATGGACCTGCATGACGAGCATTGGCAGGCACGCGAATCGCCGATGGGCGCGGACAACTCGCAGGCATTCCTGTTCCAGTACCGCGAGAAGTGGGCTCCGGGCGGCCCACCGCCTCAGGGAGCGCAGTCGCGCTGA
- a CDS encoding FAD-dependent oxidoreductase gives MTRQARRILIVGGGFAGMSAAIELRKTGAEVDLVEIDPEWRNYGAGISLGGATLRAFRQLGVLEEFLAHGSAHDGVSIRLPHGVQIGELPTPRIAGAEVPGGGAIMRPMLARILADATRRAGTRVHLGCTFSTIEQDAEGVEVSFTDGRRERYDLLVGADGLHSKVRQTVCPEAPQPRYSGQGVWRAVLPRPPEIRTATMWVGPRIKPGVNPVSKEEMYLFITEPRPVNEHVDPATFVERVRALLADFPAPELQQIRRQLGPDSLVVYRPLEALLLPRPWFRGRIVLIGDAVHATTPHLASGACIGIEDALVLAQELARHGDPAPALAAFEERRWERCRMVVQNSARLGEIEIAGGDKDEHARVMRESLMALAEPI, from the coding sequence ATGACAAGACAAGCGCGTCGCATCCTCATCGTCGGCGGCGGATTTGCAGGCATGTCCGCGGCCATCGAGCTGCGCAAGACGGGGGCCGAAGTCGACCTGGTCGAGATCGACCCGGAATGGCGCAACTACGGCGCCGGCATCAGCCTGGGCGGAGCGACCCTTCGGGCGTTCCGACAGCTCGGGGTTCTCGAGGAATTCCTTGCACATGGCAGCGCGCACGACGGCGTCTCCATTCGCCTGCCCCACGGCGTGCAGATCGGCGAGTTGCCCACGCCCCGGATCGCCGGGGCGGAGGTGCCCGGAGGCGGCGCCATCATGCGGCCAATGCTGGCGAGGATCCTGGCCGATGCCACGCGCAGGGCGGGCACCCGCGTGCACCTGGGCTGCACCTTCAGCACCATCGAACAAGATGCCGAGGGTGTGGAGGTGAGCTTCACCGACGGCCGGCGCGAGCGCTACGACCTGCTCGTGGGCGCCGACGGCCTGCACTCCAAGGTGCGGCAGACTGTCTGCCCCGAAGCGCCGCAGCCGCGATACAGCGGCCAGGGCGTCTGGCGCGCGGTGCTGCCGCGCCCGCCGGAGATCCGGACCGCGACCATGTGGGTCGGCCCCAGGATCAAGCCCGGCGTGAACCCCGTGTCGAAGGAGGAGATGTACCTCTTCATCACCGAGCCTCGGCCGGTGAACGAACACGTGGACCCGGCCACCTTCGTCGAGCGGGTGCGCGCCTTGCTGGCCGACTTCCCGGCACCCGAGTTGCAGCAGATCCGCCGTCAGCTCGGCCCGGATTCGCTGGTGGTCTACCGCCCACTCGAAGCCCTGCTGCTGCCGCGTCCCTGGTTCCGCGGGCGCATCGTCCTGATCGGCGACGCGGTGCATGCGACGACCCCACACCTGGCCTCCGGTGCCTGCATCGGCATCGAGGACGCACTGGTGCTGGCCCAAGAGCTTGCCCGCCACGGCGATCCGGCACCCGCGCTGGCCGCTTTCGAGGAGCGGCGCTGGGAACGCTGCCGCATGGTGGTGCAGAACTCCGCGCGCCTCGGAGAGATCGAGATCGCGGGCGGCGACAAGGACGAGCACGCCCGGGTCATGCGTGAGTCGCTGATGGCCCTGGCCGAGCCGATCTGA